GCGCAGCAGCCACCACGCCAGCAGCATCGCCACCACCACGCTGCCCTTGTCGATCAGCGCGACCGTCGCCACGTCGCCCACCTTCAGCGCCTTGTAGTAGAAGATCCACGACAGCGCCGTGGTGACGCCGGACGCCCCCAGCCACCACAGGTTCAGCGCCCGCACGCCCGCCACGTCCCGCCACGGCACGAACATCGCCGCGAACAGCAGCACGAACACGAAGACGAACACCGTGCGGATCGTCAGGCCCAGTTCCCCGCTGATCCCCGTCAGTCCCTGCTTGGCGATCACGGACGTGAAGCCCGCGAAGACCATCGACAGCACCGCCCACCCGATCCACTGAGGCATGCGGGCAGTGTAGGCCGGCACGCGCGGCCGGCACCCGTGCCCACCGCCGGGCGCAGTAGCCTGCGTCATGCCCACGCCGGACCTGCTGGACGCCCTGCTCGACTCGTGGGACCGCAATAACCGCATCCTCGTGAATGTGCTGCGCGCCCTGCCATCCGGCGGCCTGGAGGCCCGCGCGCTGCCCGGCCACCCCACCGTTGCGCAGCTGCTCACGCACATGAGCCACGTGCGCCTCGTGCTGGTCGAGGAGAACGCCCCGGAGGCTGCCCGGCCGGTGCCGGCCGACGAGTGGGCCGCGGAGACCGACCCCGCCAT
This region of Deinococcus metalli genomic DNA includes:
- a CDS encoding EamA family transporter, with the protein product MPQWIGWAVLSMVFAGFTSVIAKQGLTGISGELGLTIRTVFVFVFVLLFAAMFVPWRDVAGVRALNLWWLGASGVTTALSWIFYYKALKVGDVATVALIDKGSVVVAMLLAWWLLREQITPRMLMGAALIVSGLLVIARR
- a CDS encoding DinB family protein produces the protein MPTPDLLDALLDSWDRNNRILVNVLRALPSGGLEARALPGHPTVAQLLTHMSHVRLVLVEENAPEAARPVPADEWAAETDPAIIARGLEDSAAAVRGAVRGRTAQGRMLDDRYDHPLLLLQHLIWHEGYHHGQIKLALQAAGTPLPDDVAGPLTWGVWMRRR